A portion of the Neorhodopirellula lusitana genome contains these proteins:
- a CDS encoding aminotransferase class V-fold PLP-dependent enzyme, which translates to MSQSLKDHWLLRPDVDYLNHGSFGATPRCVLAAQQEWITRLETEPIEFLAPERTLLPKLDQVRNRIAKMVHAAAPDIAFVRNATDGVNAVVRSLPLQAGDELLVTNHGYKACTNAVRYAAERCGATVVTANLSFPITDSSEVIDSIAACLTPRTRWILIDHVTSPTGIILPVDEIVQLAHSRDIRIMIDGAHAPGMLPLNLRQTQPDYYTANHHKWLCGPKASGFLYVRDAWQDEVQPTVISHGANSDGYGESRFQSNFNWPGTFDPAPILALTTALDFLAGLHPPTRDDDLTTLMRSNHELVVAGRRVILDRLQIDEPAPESMLGSIATIPIPAWKQRTGEEINAIGQLLRSEHRFELPIFQLNEHLGCLRISAQAYNSLEQYERLASVLGDVRW; encoded by the coding sequence TTGTCGCAATCGCTTAAAGATCACTGGCTGCTCCGTCCAGACGTCGACTACTTGAACCATGGTTCGTTTGGCGCGACCCCGCGGTGTGTCCTGGCCGCCCAACAAGAATGGATCACCCGACTCGAAACGGAACCGATTGAGTTTCTAGCCCCGGAACGAACACTGCTTCCGAAACTCGATCAAGTTCGAAACCGGATCGCCAAGATGGTACACGCGGCGGCCCCAGACATCGCCTTCGTTCGCAACGCGACCGATGGGGTCAACGCCGTGGTCCGCTCACTGCCGCTGCAAGCCGGCGACGAACTGCTGGTCACCAACCACGGCTACAAAGCCTGCACCAATGCGGTCCGCTATGCAGCGGAACGCTGCGGAGCAACCGTGGTCACCGCGAACCTCTCGTTCCCGATCACCGACTCTTCCGAAGTCATCGATTCCATCGCGGCCTGCCTGACGCCGCGGACCCGTTGGATCTTGATCGATCATGTCACCAGTCCGACTGGGATCATTCTTCCCGTTGATGAGATTGTCCAACTTGCGCATTCCCGCGACATCCGCATCATGATCGACGGCGCACACGCTCCAGGGATGCTTCCCTTGAATCTCCGCCAGACTCAACCGGACTACTACACTGCCAATCACCACAAGTGGCTATGTGGACCGAAGGCATCCGGCTTCCTATATGTCCGCGACGCATGGCAAGACGAAGTGCAGCCCACCGTGATCAGCCACGGTGCCAACTCGGACGGTTACGGTGAGTCTCGGTTCCAGTCCAACTTCAACTGGCCCGGTACGTTTGATCCCGCCCCCATTCTTGCCTTGACCACCGCGTTGGATTTTCTAGCCGGTCTCCATCCACCGACACGCGATGACGACCTGACGACACTGATGCGATCCAACCATGAACTCGTCGTCGCGGGTCGTCGCGTCATCCTTGATCGCCTGCAAATTGACGAGCCTGCCCCTGAATCCATGCTGGGCAGTATCGCCACAATTCCGATTCCGGCCTGGAAACAACGAACGGGCGAAGAGATAAACGCGATCGGCCAATTGCTGCGATCCGAGCACCGCTTCGAACTGCCCATCTTTCAGCTCAACGAGCACCTCGGCTGCCTGCGGATCTCTGCCCAGGCCTACAACTCGCTGGAGCAATACGAGCGACTGGCAAGCGTCCTTGGCGACGTCCGCTGGTAA
- a CDS encoding glycoside hydrolase family 97 protein — protein sequence MNRNPFLALRSPVSMTLQCVAVAGIVLASLNPAQAVELTSPDKKLVVDININERGDLTNLLNYSIKWQGRSVLTPSSLGLDTGSPSAVKGVQIHGVQTCSNDQTWTPVCGERNAIRDHYNETTLVLQTMGKRPTTIEVTFRVFNEGLAFRYTVPKQAGLDQISIQRELSEFQFPADHKTWVAYQAQADYEQAKLSEVRNGCERPLTIQASEDLYIAIGEAGLVDYARMRLGPAKAANTGKAPSPATNLNQPSNGPTALVSQLTGKVRTSLPCKTPWRFVMVANRPGELIENNHLVLNLNEPCAIQDTSWIRPGKVLREVTLTTVGGKAAVDFAVEHQMEFIHFDAGWYGNEYDDASDATTVTVDPNRSRGLLDLQDVIAYAKERGVGVLVYVNRRALETQLDEILPLYQSWGIAGVKYGFVNVGSQKWTTWLHEAIRKAAAHHLMVDVHDEYRPTGYERTYPNLMTAEGIGGDETSPTNKDTMKLLFSRTLCGPSDHTVCYYSQRVDENATHAYQLAKAVCFYSPWQFLYWYDRPAKAGQAGGAGGGAQIIGDEPELEFFDTLPTTWDETRVLEGEIGKYAVIARRSGKQWFIGVMNSGTDRTFRLPLDFLASNEPYTAHRYLDDPAANTRTHVSITRTPVNQSSVLEVSVSAQGGQAIRIAPNP from the coding sequence ATGAATCGAAACCCCTTTCTAGCGTTGCGTTCGCCTGTCTCGATGACGCTCCAGTGCGTCGCAGTCGCTGGAATCGTGCTTGCCAGCTTGAACCCTGCCCAAGCTGTCGAACTGACATCACCCGACAAAAAACTGGTTGTTGATATTAACATCAACGAGCGGGGTGACCTGACCAACCTGCTCAACTACTCCATCAAGTGGCAAGGACGTTCAGTCCTAACCCCATCGAGTCTTGGCTTAGACACGGGCTCCCCGTCGGCAGTGAAAGGGGTCCAGATTCACGGCGTGCAAACTTGCTCGAACGATCAAACATGGACGCCAGTCTGCGGCGAGCGAAACGCGATACGGGATCACTACAACGAGACAACCCTGGTGTTGCAAACGATGGGCAAACGACCCACCACGATTGAGGTCACCTTCCGCGTCTTCAATGAAGGACTCGCGTTTCGATACACGGTTCCCAAACAAGCTGGTTTGGATCAAATCAGCATTCAACGTGAGTTAAGCGAGTTCCAATTTCCTGCCGACCACAAAACTTGGGTCGCCTATCAGGCTCAAGCCGATTACGAACAAGCCAAGCTCAGCGAGGTCCGTAATGGATGTGAACGACCGCTGACCATCCAAGCATCGGAAGACCTGTACATCGCGATTGGTGAAGCCGGACTGGTTGACTACGCAAGAATGAGACTGGGACCGGCCAAGGCTGCCAACACTGGTAAGGCCCCGTCTCCTGCCACGAACTTGAATCAGCCGTCAAACGGCCCCACTGCACTGGTCAGTCAACTCACTGGAAAAGTGCGAACCAGCCTGCCATGCAAAACCCCGTGGCGGTTTGTCATGGTCGCGAACCGCCCAGGTGAATTGATTGAAAACAACCATCTGGTGCTAAACCTGAATGAACCTTGCGCGATCCAAGACACCTCATGGATCCGGCCGGGAAAAGTGTTGCGAGAAGTCACGCTGACTACCGTCGGCGGCAAAGCCGCAGTCGATTTTGCGGTAGAGCATCAAATGGAATTCATCCACTTTGATGCCGGCTGGTACGGCAACGAATACGATGACGCGTCCGACGCCACAACAGTGACAGTGGACCCTAACCGATCACGCGGACTACTCGATTTGCAAGACGTCATTGCGTACGCCAAGGAGCGCGGCGTCGGTGTACTCGTCTACGTCAACCGCCGTGCTTTGGAAACACAACTGGACGAGATCTTGCCACTCTATCAATCCTGGGGGATCGCGGGAGTGAAGTATGGGTTCGTCAACGTCGGATCCCAAAAATGGACCACCTGGCTGCACGAAGCAATTCGCAAGGCGGCCGCCCATCATTTGATGGTTGATGTCCATGATGAATATCGCCCCACGGGATACGAGCGAACTTACCCCAACTTGATGACCGCCGAAGGCATCGGTGGAGACGAAACATCGCCCACTAACAAAGACACGATGAAGTTGCTTTTCAGTCGAACCCTTTGTGGACCGTCTGACCATACGGTGTGCTATTACTCCCAACGTGTCGACGAAAACGCGACCCATGCTTACCAACTAGCCAAGGCGGTTTGTTTCTACAGCCCGTGGCAATTCCTGTATTGGTACGATCGCCCCGCCAAAGCCGGGCAAGCTGGCGGCGCAGGTGGCGGTGCTCAAATCATCGGTGACGAACCTGAACTGGAATTCTTTGACACCTTGCCGACGACCTGGGACGAAACCCGTGTGCTGGAAGGCGAAATTGGCAAGTACGCCGTGATCGCGCGGCGAAGTGGAAAACAATGGTTCATTGGCGTCATGAACAGCGGGACCGACCGCACGTTCAGGCTGCCGCTGGATTTCCTCGCCTCAAACGAGCCCTACACCGCGCATCGCTATCTCGATGATCCGGCTGCCAACACACGGACACATGTCAGCATCACCCGCACACCGGTGAATCAATCCAGCGTG